The nucleotide window TGAGTTCCATGGCGCGGGTCGGACCGACCAACCGCTGCAAGAACCAGGTGGAGCCGCTATCGGGCACCAGCCCAATTTTGATGAAGGCTTGCAAGAAGGAAGCCGTATCGGCGGCAAGGCGCAAGTCGCACGCCAGCGCCAGGCTCATGCCGGCGCCAGCCGCCACGCCGTTGACGGCGGCGATAATCGGCTTGGGGAGTTCGCGCATTTGCAAGATGAGCGGGTTGTAGGTGTGGCGCAGGTGTTCGCCATACGAAAAGCCGCCCGCCGACGGGTCCCGCTCCTTGACGCTCGCCAAATCCTGCCCGGCGCAAAAACCGCGCCCCGCGCCCGTGAGGATGACGGCGCGCACGCTCTCATCACGCTTTGCCTGCTTGAAGGCGTCGCGCAGTTCGTGCAGCATGGTATCGGTGACGGCGTTCAGTTTGTCAGGGCGGTTGAGCGTGATTGTCAACACACCGCCATCCTGTTCGTACAAAATTGTTTCGTAAGCCATGCCAAAACCTCCTCGTTGAGGGATACAGGCGCCTTAGCGCCCTTTCCATTCGGGTTTGCGTTTTTCCAGGAAAGCCGCCACGCCCTCGTCCTTGTCTTCGGATGCAAAGAGCAGGTAGAAGTTGTGGCGTTCGTATTCGAGCCCTTCCGCCAGGCTCATTTCGTAGGATTTGAGGATCGCTTCCTTCGCCAGTTGAAGCGCCAGCGGCGGCTTTTGCGCAATCTGGCGGGCGAGTTCGAGCGCTTTTTCAAGGTAGAGTTCGGTCGGCACCACATGGTTGACCAAGCCCCACTGCAAGGCTTCTTGCGCGGTCAAGCGGCGGTCGGCAAGGATGACTTCCATGGCAATCGCCTTCCCCACGGCGCGGGGCAAGCGCTGCGTGCCGCCTGCGCCCGGCATAATGCCCAGGTTGATTTCGGGCTGCCCAAAGACGGCGCTTTCGCTCGCCACAATCATGTCGCACATCATCGCCAGTTCGTTGCCGCCCCCCAAGCACCAGCCGCTCACGGCGGCAATCAGCGGTTTGGGGAAGGTGCGCACGGCTTCCCATTCCTTGAAGCGGTAGGATTTGAGCATGTCCACCGGGTTTTTGCCCTGGAATTCGCCAATGTCAGCGCCGGCGGCAAAGGCGCGTTCGTCGCCCGTCAAGACCACCACCACAATCTCATCATCCTGGGCGAATTCGTTGAGCGCCTGCGCCAGTTCGCTCATCAACGCGCGGTTGAGCGCGTTCAGGCGCTTGGGGCGGTTGAGCCGAATCAAGCCGATTTTGGGTTCCGGGCGTTCGACGATGATGTTTTCGTACATGTTCAGCCTCCTTGCTCAATCGTTTCGACCACGTCCACGGTGAAAACCGACACAATGTCTTTGGCAAACCCCATCAGGTCTTTGCCGGCTTCGGCGTTTTCGGGTGATTTGAGCGCCGCTTTGAGGGCGTCTTTATCCTCAAACCACATTTCAAACATGAGATAGACCTGGGGATCGCCAAAGAGGTGGCGCGTCACTTTGCTCACTTCAATGCGTTTGTAGCCCGGCACACGCGCCATCAGGCGGGCGTGCACGTTGAAGTAGTGGTCGTCGAAGGCGGCTTCATCTTCGGGGGGACGATAGATGGCAACAAGTTTGTACATGGCTGAGCCTCCTCGCTCGTTTGATTGTTTCCGATGCATGCCGCGGCGATTATAACCGCCAGCCAACAGAGGGGCAATCAAAAAGGGGCGACCGGGTCTGGTCGCCCCTGGGCGGACAGAAGGACATCAGCCGTCAGGAATAAATCGCGCGGCCGGTCTGTGGGTCGAAGAATTTACACTGGTCAACTTCGACATCCAGCTCGATGGTTTCACCCACTGGGTCATCCGCGGCGGCGTCCACCAACGCAAGGAAGGTGTCGCCTTCGGTCATTTCGTAGTACTCGAACCCTTCGCCGAGGATGAGGCTTTGCACGTGCGCCCGCACCTTGGAAATCTTGAACCCCTTGCAGTAGTAGAGCTGCTTGTCGCCCAGGAGTTCCTTCAAATCCAATTGTGCACGAATGCGCTTCAGCGGCGACGTCGTCGTGACGGCTTTCGGCAAGAAGGCGGGGTGGTGAATATGCTCAGGGCGAATACCCAACACCACTTCCTTATCGCGCCACTCCCACAGGTATTCAATGGCGCGATCGGGAACGGGCATGCGGAATTGCCCACTGTCGGCAACTAACCCGCCTTCCCCCTGTCGAATAACGACGTCAAAGAAATTCATCAAGTGCGGGCCAATGAATCCGGCAACGAACCACGTTTTGGGATGATCGTAGAGCTCGTCGGCGGTCCCCACCTGCTCGATTTTGCCTTGATGCATAACCGCCACGCGGTGCGCCAGGCGCGACGCCGTTGCCTGGTCGTGCGTCACGTAGATGAACGTGGCGCCCGTGTCGGCGTGGACTTTGAGCAATTCACGCTGAATTTGCACCCGCAACGGCGGGTCAAGGTGCGCCATCGGTTCATCGAACAGGAAGAGCCGTGGTTCGCGGGTGAGCGCCCGCGCAAGCGCCACACGCTGCATTTGCCCTGCCGAAAGTTGCGTTGGGCGGCGGTCCAGAAACGCGCCGATGCCCAAATACTCGGCGACACGCTGGACACGCCGCTGAATTTCGTCCTGCGGCAACCCGCGGAACTCCAGCCCCATGGCAATGTTTTCGTAGGCGGTGATATGCGGCCAGAGCGCCAGCGATTCAAAGACAAAGGCGAGATTGCGGTCGCGCGGCGGAATGCGCGTGACATCTTCACCATCGAAAAGAACGGCGCCACGGTCAGGCACTTCGAGCCCGGCAATGATACGCAAAAGCGTCGTCTTGCCCGTGCCCGAAGGCCCAAGCAATACCAGACGTTCGCCTTCCTGAACGTCCAAATCAATGCCGCGCAAGACTTCCTGGCGGCCAAATTTTTTGGTGACGCCTTGAATCTGAACGCGTGTCATGGTGGTTAGGAGTAAATCGCCTGCTCATCCGCCGGGTTGAAAAGTTTGATTTGGTCCACGTCCACAACCAGTTCGACGGTTTCGCCCGCAACAACGTCCACACGTGCATCCACCCGCGCCACAAACTGCTGTCCGTTGGCGTCGAGGTAGAGCAGCTCTTCGTTGCCCAGCAATTCCTTCACGTCCAGTTTGGCTTTGATGGGTTGCGGGTTGATGCCGGGCATGGCAAAGGCTTTGTGGAAGAGGTGTTCGGGACGAATGCCCAAAATGACCTCTTTGCCCAGCCAGTCGCTCACTTCACGTGCAATGTGTTCGGGCAAGCGCAGGCGGAAGCCGCCCGTATCCACGTACATTTCCTCTTTGGTGCCGGTCAGCGTGGCGTTGAAGAAGTTCATCGCCGGGCTGCCGATGAAGCCCGCCACGAAAACGTTTTGCGGGTGGTTGTAGAGGTTTTGCGGCGTGTCCAACTGCTGCAACACCCCATCACGCATGACGGCGATGCGGTCGGCCATGGTCATCGCTTCGACCTGGTCGTGCGTCACGTAGATGAAGGTGGTTTGCAGGCGCTTGTGCAAGCGAATCAACTCGGCGCGCGTTTGCACACGCAATTTGGCGTCCAGGTTGGAGAGCGGCTCGTCCATGAGGAAGACCGCCGGCTCGCGCACGATGGCGCGCCCCAACGCCACACGCTGGCGCTGACCACCGGAGAGCGCTTTAGGCTTGCGGTCGAGCAGGTGGTCAATGCCCAGAATCTGCGCGGCTTCCTTCACGCGGCGGTCAATTTCATCTTTGGGCATTTTGCGCAGTTTCAAGCCAAACGCCATGTTGTCGTAAACGCTCATGTGCGGATAGAGCGCGTAGGACTGAAACACCATGGCGATGTTGCGGTCTTTGGGCGGCACGTCGTTGACAATGCGGTCGCCAATCCAGATGTTGCCTTCGGTGACTTCTTCCAGACCAGCCAGCATACGGAGGGCGGTACTCTTCCCACAACCAGAAGGACCGACCAAAACGAGGAATTCCTTGTCCTTGACTTCGAGGTGCAGGTCTTTGATAACGACGTTGTCGCCAAAGGCTTTCCATACGTGCTCGTAGGTCACGCTTGCCATTGTAAAAACTCCTTTCAATTGAAATTGGTTGATGCTGTGCGGGCAGCCACAACCGAGGCGTGAGTGGCACCTGGTTGCGCCGACACCGCGGGTTGGAGGAGACAGAACTTTTCGGTCGCAGGCGCGGTTGCGTGTGACCCACCACGCACCGCCGGGCACTCCCCTCTGCGGGCCATTCGGCCGTCACCGCTCCCGCTCCAACCCATGAATGCCGTCAACGAAGATGGGTCAAGCGAATGTGTGTGTGTGCCTCACCTCCTTTCATGTTCAAAATGGCTGGCTTTCATCTTATGCACAAAAAGCCTGTTTGTCTAGTGGCCATTTGTGCCATTTTGGATGTGTCAACTTTCATGTGTGAAGGTTCGTTCCAGCAGGGTATGCCACGTGGCTGTGTCGAACGCCTCAATGTTGAAGACGTTCGCCGCGTCGGGCGCGCCCGCCTGCGGCACGGTGAGCCCACGCGCCAACCCCGCTGTTTCGACGGCGACGCAGCAGGTGGCGGCACGCTGTACCGCTTCGGGGCGCAACACCACCGCCGCGGCAAGCGGGTCGGGCAGGGGCATGCCGGTGTAGCCCCATTCAGTGCGGCAACGCGCCGCCAATGGGGCGCTGATGGCGCGCACAAAGCGCGCCGTGGGCGTTTCATGTGCCAGCATTGCGTGCCACCGCTCCCACGGCACGGTATGCGCCAGGGTCGCTTCCCACGTGACCAGGGTGATACGCGCTTCGCTTTCCAGCACGATTTTGGCGGCTTCGGCGTCCGCCCAGATGTTGAATTCCGCCACGGGCGTGACGTTCCCCTGGGCGGTGAGCGCGCCCCCCATGATGATGAAGCGCCGCACCAGGCGGGGCAGGTCGGGGTCGAGCCGCATGGCAAGGGCGATGTTGGTCAGCGGTCCCAGCGCGAGGACGTCCAGGTCGCCGGGCATGGCGCGCGCGGTTTCCACCAGCGCCATTGCCGCCGGCAGCGCGGACGGAGCAATCGGCGCGGCGGGGTAGCGATGAGCGACGCCCCCCAACCCGTCGTCACCATGCACGAGGTCGAAGGGAAGAGACACGCCCATGAGCGGGGTCGCCGCGCCGCGATAGACGGGAATCTGCGGCGCGTCGGCGACGTTCAGCACGATGGCGATGTTGCGCATGACCGCGTCGAGCGGGCAATTGCCCTGGACGCCGCCAATGCCCACCAAGGCGATGTCGGGCGCGTGCAGGAGCATGAGCAAGGCGATGGCGTCATCCACGCCCACGTCGGTATCCACAAAGAGCGGTCTCATCGGGACGCCTCCTCTGCGGTTGGTGAGGGGGGGCGGCGGACGGCGTCCCACGCCGCTTCGACAATGTGCGCGATAGCGGCGTCGTCCAATGTGAGGAAGCCCGCCGCACAACGCTGCGCCAGTCCGGTGGCAACGTCCAGCGTGAAGGCTTGCATGACCACGGGCGGCAAGGGTTTGAGCAGGTTGGCGGCTTGCGCTTCTTCAAAGGTGCGCAAGATGGGGTCGTACAAATGGCGTGTTTCGGCTTCAATCGCCGGCGTGTAGTAGGGCGAGCGGGTGTATTGCTCAACAAAGGCGGCTTCCAGCGGGTGGGTGAGGTAGTAGCGCATGAGGATGCTCAACGCCTGGCGCACGCGCTTTTCGAGCGGTTGCCCGGCGTCAAATTCGCGCTGGAAGGTGTCCGCCAGGCGCTGCTTGATGTCGCGATAGAGCGCGTTCATCACGTCGTCTTTGCTGGCAAAATAATGGTAGATGATGCCGGCGCTGACGCCCGCTTCGGCGGCGATTTTCGCCATGGATGTGCCGTGAAACCCATACTGCGAGACAAGTTTGAGGGTCGCTTGCAAAATGGCGTTGCGTTTGTCGCTCATCGAACCCCTCTGCTGAGTGAATGTTCATTCGATGATGGCGTGAGGCGGGGGAATTGTCAAGCAGGTGTGGGGCTTACAAGAGGCGGGCGGAGTGGACGGGCAATCCCACCAGTTCTTTGAAGCGGTTGCAGGTGGCGGGTAAATGCCCCGCATACTGGTTGTTGAAGAAGCCATACACCGCCGAGACGTGGGGCAACCGCGCTTCGATGCGTTCCAGCCACCAGCGCAGGCGCGGCGTGACGTCGCGCTGTTCGCGGTTCTTTTGGGCGTAGCGCCCGTGGCGATCAATCCAACGCAGGTAAAGAAAATCGGTAGTGGCGAGCACCTGTTTGGGCACGCCTTCGTAATCGGCGGCAACCCACGCGACGCCGTGGGCGCGCAGCAGGTGAATGGTCTCGCGCACGAACCAACTGCGATGGCGAAATTCCACCGCGTAGCGCTGTGTGGGCGGTAAGGCGTGCAACAGGCGTTCAAAAGCGGGCAAAAAGCGCGCGCGGTCAAAATCGGGCGGGAATTGGAGCAAGATGGGTCCGAGTTTGTGTTCGAGCAGGGCGACGCGCTCTACAAAGGCGTGTACCGCCGCGCGGGGGTCTTCGGTGCGCGCCGCCAGCAAGATGTCGCGCGGCATTTTGGGGCAAAAGGTGAAGTCGTCGGGTGTGATGGTGAACCAGCGGCGCACGTGCGCGGCGGCGGGCGGGGCGTAGAAGGTCGAATCCATTTCGACGGCGTTGAAGTGGCGGCTGTACCACGCCAGAAAATCGCGCGGTTTGAGGTCGGGTGGGTAGAAGACACCCACCCAATCCTTGAACCCGTAGCCCATGGTGCCCAGATACCAGCGCACGCCGGCGGCTTGCTCACGCATGCAAAAACTCGTCCAGCGAGACCATTTCTTCCCAGTTGTAGCCCACTTTGGCGTCCACTTTGAGGGGCACGCTGAGCGGATAGGCGTTGCTCATGCGGTCAATCACGAGCGGGGGGATGTCGCCCAACTCGTCTTCGTGAATTTCAAAGAGCAGTTCGTCGTGCACTTGCAAAATCATGCGCGACCGCACGCCCCGATCGCGGAAGGTGCGGTGGATGTCAATCATCGCCAGTTTGATGATGTCCGCCGCGGAGCCCTGGATGGGGTGGTTGCGGGCGGCGCGTTCAGCGGCGCGCAGCTGATTGGCGGGAATTTGCGCCCCGGCGCGAAATTCGGGGAAGTAGCGTCGACGCCCCAGGATGGTTTCGGTGTAGCCCCGTTCGCGCGCTTGTTCGACGATGCTGTCCAGAAAGGCGGCGATGCTCGGAAAGCGCTCGAAGTAGCGTTCCAAAAACGCCTCGGCTTCTTCGCGCGACAAGCCGGTTTCGGTGGCGAGCCGCCAGGCGCTCATGCCGTAGAGCAAGCCGAAGTTGACGCGCTTGGCAAGGTTGCGCATTTCCGGCGTCACCTCTTCGGCGGGCACACCAAACACGGCGGCGGCGGTGGCGCGGTGGATGTCGCCGTCTTCCAGGAAGGCGCGGCGCAAGGCGTCGTCGCCGCTCAGGTGGGCGAGCACGCGCAGTTCGATTTGTGAGTAGTCGGCGGAGAGGAGCACGTACCCCGGTTCGGCGACGAAGGCGCGCCGAATGCGCCGCCCCACGTCGGTGCGGATGGGGATGTTTTGCAGGTTGGGGTTGGATGAGCTGAGCCGTCCCGTTTCGGTGCCCGTCTGGTTGAAGTCGGTGTGGATGCGCCCCGTGGCAGGGTTGACCATGCGCGGCAATTGTTCGATGTAGGTGGAGAGCAGTTTGCTCAGGTGGCGGTGTTCCAAAATCAGGTCCACCACGGGGTGCGCGCCGCGCAGGTTTTCGAGCACACGCGCCGAGGTGGAGTAGTGCCCGCTTTTGGTTTTGCTGCTGGCGCGTTTGTCCAGCCCCAGTTTGCCAAAGAGGACGTCGCTCAACTGCTGGTTGCTGTTGATGTTGAATTCGTAGCCCACCAGGTCGTAAATCTCCCGTTCGATGGCGTCGAGCCGCTCGCGCAGTTCGGCGCGCAGTGCCGCCAGTACGTCCACGTCGAGCGCCACGCCCACCCGTTCCATCTCCGCCAGCACGGGCACCAGCGGCATTTCGACGTTGGCGAAGAGGTCCCACAAGGCGAGGTCGCGCAGGTCGGCTTCGAGCAGGCGCGCCAGGCGGGTGGTCATGTCCACGTCGGCGCAGGCGTAGGGGGCGACGTCTTCCACGGGCACTTCCGCCATGGAAATCTGGTCGCGCTTTTTGGCGCCGATGAGCTCTTCGATGGGGGTCATTTCCACGCCCAGCCGCTCGAACGCGAGCGCTTTCAGCCCGTAGGTGCGCCGACCGGGGTTGATGAGCCAGGCGGCAATCATGGTGTCGAAGTCCACGTTGGTGATGTCGAAGCCGTGCCGCCAGAGGACGAGCATGTCAAATTTGGCGTTGTGGGCGCGGGCGGGAATGCGCCGCGCCGCCAAAAAAGGACCGATGAGGGCGCGCACGTCTTCCAGCGGGACGTTGTAGGCGCTGGCTTCCAGCCCTTTGTGGGCGATGGGGATGTAGAAGCCTTCGCCTTCGCGCACGCTGAGCGCCAGCCCCACGAGGTTGGCGGTGTGGGGGTCGAGGTCGTCGGTTTCGACGTCAAAGGTGATGAAGTCGGCGTCGCCGAGGCGCTGCGCCAGGGTGTGCAGGTCGTCGGGCTGGACGATGTGGTACGCCACGGGGCGGGCGGCTTCTTCGGTCTGCATGGGTTCGGTTTGCCCCGCGGGGGGCGGAATGCGCTCCACCAGGCTGTTGAATTCCAGTTCGCGGAAGAGGTCGAGCACGCGCCGGCGGTCGAAGTCGCGGGTGCGGGCGGCGTCCAGGTCGAGGGTGATGGGCACGTCGGTGCGGATACGCACCAAATCACGGCTGAGGAAGGCGAGTTCGCGCCCTTCGCGCAAGGCGTTTTGCACGCGGGCGGGCTTGATTTCGTCCAGGTGTTCGTAGATGCCTTCCAGCGAGCCGTAGGTTTGCAGAAGTTTGCGGGCGGTTTTGTCGCCAATACCGCGCACGCCGGGGATGTTGTCGCTGGGGTCGCCCACGAGGGCTTTGTAATCCACCAGCTGGTGGGGTTCCAGCCCGTAGCGTTCGCGCACGGCGTCCACGTCGTAGCGGCGCACGTCGGAAAAGCGGCGCCCGCTGGTGAGCACAACGGTATGCGCGTTGATGAGCTGGAAGGCGTCGGTGTCGCCCGTGACGATGACCACGTCCAGCCCCTGTTCGACGGCTTGCCGCGCCAGGGTGCCAATCACGTCGTCGGCTTCGTAGCCTTCGGCGGTGAAGATGGGAATGTTGAAGGCGTCCACCAGCTGGTAGATGCGCTCAAACTGCACGGCGAGTTCGTCGGGTTGTTTGGCGCGGTGTCCTTTGTAGTCGTCGAACAGCTCATGGCGGAAGGTGCGCCCCACGTCGAAAGCGACGGCGATGTAGTCGGGGCGTTCGTTTTCGAGCACTTCGAGCAACATGCTGGCAAAGCCGTACACGGCGTTGGTGAGTTCGCCTTTGCTGGTCGCCAGGGTGGGCGGCAAGGCGAAAAAGGCGCGGTACGCGAGCGAGTGCCCGTCAATGAGAACAATTTTGGGTCGGCTCATACGATTTTGCCTCACTCGGTTGTGTCAATTGGGCGAATGCGAATGGTGCGCTTGGGGGCGTTGTCGTCGGCGGCGGGCAACGCCACGCAGAAGGTGGCGCCCCGGTTGGGTTCGCTTTCCACCCAGATGCGCCCCCCGTGGGCTTCGACGATGGCGCGCGCCATGTACAGCCCCAGCCCGGCGCCTTCGGTGCGCGAGGCTTCGCCTTCCACGCGGTGGAAGCGGCGGAAGATGCGTTCTTGCTCTTCCAGCGGAATGCCGGGTCCTTCGTCGCTGACGCAGAAGATGAGTTCGCCCCGCGCGTCGTCGTAGGTCAGGCGCAGGCTGACGCGCGTGTCGGCGGGGGCGTATTTGACGGCGTTGGAGAGCAGGTTGTGCACCACTTGCCGCAGGCGTCCCGTATCCGCCATGACGGGCGGGAACGCCGCGCCGTCAAGCGCGATGTCGAAATGGTGCGAGGGGTGGGCGCGGGCAAATTCGCTGAGCACGCGCGGCAACCATTCGTCCAGTTGCACGGGTTCGAGGTGCAGTTGAAGCCCGCCGGCTTCGAGGCGGGCGGCGTCGAGCAGGTTGTCCACCAGGCGGGTGAGGTGCTGGGCTTCGTCCAGGATGACGTGCAAGCCTTCGCGCCAGGTGGCTTCGTCCCATTGCACGTCGTCGCGCAAGAGGGTTTCGGCGTAGCCGATGATGATGGCGAGCGGGGTTTTGAGTTCGTGCGAGATGCCGGCGATGAAGGCGCGTTGCGAGGCTTCGAGTGCGCGGCGTTCGCTCAAATCGTGGACGCTCGCCACCATGCCGCGCCCCTGCGCCAGCGGTGTGTAAACCACGCTGACGTAGGGTCCGCGTGTACCGTTGCGGCGGATGAGGTAGCCTTCCTGCCGCACCAGGTCGCTATGCGGGGCGGGGGCGGGCAAGCGCACGCCGGCTTCGTTTTCCAGCCGCAGGACATGCTCGAACGGTTGCCCGACTACGTCGTCCAGGTTCCAGCCGGAGAGCCGCGCCAGCGCGGGGTTGATGAGTTCGATGCGCCTTTCGGCGTTGATGAGCGCCACGCCGTCGGCACTGTTGGCAAGCACCGCCGCCAGACGTTCGCGTTCTTGCACCAGTTGGCGCACGAGCATGGCGTTGCGAATAGCGATGGACGCCTGGTCGGCGAAGCCGGAGAGCAGGCGTTCTTCGTAGCGGGTGAAGGCGCGTTCGCTGGAACGAAAGGCGATGAGCGCGCCGATGACGTCGCCGTCCACTTCAAGCGGCATGGCGATGATGTGGGTGAAGGGCAACTGCTGGCGGCGGGCGATACGCAGCAACGCCCGTTGCAGGGCGGGTTGTTTCCACCAGGGGGGTGTATCGTCGGCGGTTTCGCTGTGCTGGGGAATGCTGTTGAGCAACGGCTCGAAAGCGCGCGCCGTTTCCAGCGGCAAGCCGGTGGTGGCGACAACGCGCATGTTGGTGCGGGGCAGCCGCAGGGCGACAAAGCCCGCGTCGGCTTGGAGAAGCACGACGGCTTCTTCCAGCACGATGTGCAGGACGGTGCCCAAATCAAGGTTGCGGCTGAGCGCCCGCGAGAGCGCCAGCAGGTATTCGTGCGCGCCAAAGGGTGCGAGTTCGGTTCCGCTCATCCTGTGTCCTTACGGGGTTCTGCCCGTTTCCTGTTCAAAGGTGCGCCACCAATCGCGCAGGTCGTCTTCGCTGAGGTCGCCTTCCACCAGTGCGCGCAAGACGCGCAGGTTGAGGCGGTCTTCCGCCATGTCGTCTTCCTTGGGCGTTTCCAGAATCATGGGGGCGTCGGCAAAGCGGGGGTCGCGCACCAGCCGCGCAAAGCCGCCCAAGCCGATGGCGCCCAAGCCGATGTGGGTGTGGCGGTCGAGGTTCGACGCGAGGTCGCCCTTGCTGTCGTTCAGGTGGAAGCAGACCAGGCGGTCCAGCCCCAAGAGGCGGTCGAAGGCGTCGAACGTCGCCTGATAGCCTTCGTCGGTGGTGAGGTCGTAGCCGGCGGCGAAGGCGTGGCACGTGTCGAAGCAGTAGACGATACGGTCGCCGTAGCGCATTTGTTCGACGATGCGCGCCAGGTGCTCGAATTCGTACCCCAGGTTGGTGCCCTGCCCGGCGGTGATTTCGAGTGCGACGGCGGTCTGGTAGCCGCCTTCATCGTAGAGGCGGTCGAGCGAGTGGGCGACCTTGGCAAGCCCGGCTTCGACGCCCGCGCCGGTGTGGGAACCGGGGTGCAGGACGAGCCAGGGGATGCCCAGGGTGTCGCAGCGTTCCATTTCGATGCGCAGAGCGTCGAAACTCTTTTGCCAGACGGATTCTTTAGGCGACGCGATGTTGATGAGGTACGAGGCGTGCGCCACCACGGGGTCTATGCCGGTTTGGGTGTGCAGGTCGTGAAAGCGCGCCACCTCGTCGGGTTTGAGGGGTGGGGCTTTCCACTGCCGGTTGTTCTTGGTGAAGAGTTGTATGGTCTCACAGCCGATGTCGCGCCCCCGCTCGAAGGCGGTGGCGACGCCGCCGCTGATGCTCATGTGTGCGCCAAATTTGGGCATGGGTTATTCCTCCTCGATGACATGGTCGTCGCCAATCCAGAGCCCCATGAGGACGCCGTCCACGTAGTCGCCGCGCAGTTTGTAGGCGCGGCGGCGGCGACCTTCTTCCACGAAGCCTTTGCGCCGGTAGAGCGCCAGCGCGCGCTCGTTGGTGGCGAAGACTTCCAGTTGGATTTTCTCGAAGCCTTTGGCGCGCGCCCACTCCAGGGCGGCGTCAATCATGGCGCCGCCCAAGCCCACACCGCGGTATTGGGGCGCAAGCACGATGCCCAGCGTGGCGAGGTGGGCGTCCTTGCGCCCGAACTGCCCCGGCGTGAGCGAGAGCGTGCCCACGATGCGCCCGTTGACTTCCGCCCCCATGAAGAGGCGGCGCGGCGTGTTGAGCGCGGCGCGGATGAAGCGCCGTTCTTCTTCGACGCTTTGGGGAATGTTGGGCGTTTCGACGCCGATGAGCACTTCTTCCGCCGCCACCGCCTGCACCAGCCGCAAGACGTCGGCGGCGTCGGCTTCGCGCACGGTGCGCAAACGTGCGGTTTCTCCTGTTTTGAGTGTGACCAGGCGGGGGAAGATGGTCGTCGCCATGGCGCTCAATCCTGCTCGGTTGGCTCTGGTGGTTGGTCGGGGGTATGATAGCAGGTGTGGGGGACGTGGCAACCAGGCGCACGCGCGGGGTTGCCCATTGGCGCGGAGTGCGGTATGCTCGGCACACGCTTTTGCCAGAGGCGAGAGCATATTTTGCCAAGCAAATAGTTGAACGTGATAAAGTTCTGTCAGCCCCCCCCCTGAAACGAGGCGATTTTGGGGCGATTTTGAGGGGGTCTGAAAACGTTCAACTTTCTGGAAAAAGAGGCGGCATTTGGCATGGTTTTGGGGGTTGACAAACGCGCCATTTTCCTGTATGCTGTGCCACAGATGAAGCAGACGAGCGGACGATGCCCATAGCACATCCGTACAGTCTGAAAAGCCCTAATCCCCGCAAGGGGATTGAAACCCAAAAACTTCTATTTCCGACAATCTCAACATATAATACGTCTGAAAAGCCCTAATCCCCGCAAGGGGATTGAAACCTACGCTCAATAAGGTAAAGCAATGCGCGGTAGTCAGTCTGAAAAGCCCTAATCCCCGCAAGGGGATTGAAACTGTAAATCATAACGACTCGCCCGCATTTATAACATTGAGTCTGAAAAGCCCTAATCCCCGCAAGGGGATTGAAACGTTTATAAGACCGTTGCTCTCACCTTCTGAGCTACCCCCACGTCTGAAAAGCCCTAATCCCCGCAAGGGGATTGAAACGCATAACCACACATCCGGGAGGATGTGTGGACCCCCGCGTCTGAAAAACCCTAATCCCCGCAAGGGGATTGAAGCCCCAGAACGACGCCTAGAGCGATAATCCAATCGAACGCGATTGAAAAGCTCCCATCCCCGCAAGGGGCGTGTCGTTCTTGCACCGTCGCGTGAGTGTTCGCGCGCGGTGTGTGCGCCAAAGGCTCCC belongs to Ardenticatena maritima and includes:
- a CDS encoding enoyl-CoA hydratase-related protein; protein product: MAYETILYEQDGGVLTITLNRPDKLNAVTDTMLHELRDAFKQAKRDESVRAVILTGAGRGFCAGQDLASVKERDPSAGGFSYGEHLRHTYNPLILQMRELPKPIIAAVNGVAAGAGMSLALACDLRLAADTASFLQAFIKIGLVPDSGSTWFLQRLVGPTRAMELMLRGTRISAQEALDYGILNRVVPADSLMDEARALAAELAAAPTKAIGYIKRLADFAATHTLAETLEYEADMQELAGRTADHAEGLQAFLEKRAPTFQGR
- a CDS encoding enoyl-CoA hydratase-related protein codes for the protein MYENIIVERPEPKIGLIRLNRPKRLNALNRALMSELAQALNEFAQDDEIVVVVLTGDERAFAAGADIGEFQGKNPVDMLKSYRFKEWEAVRTFPKPLIAAVSGWCLGGGNELAMMCDMIVASESAVFGQPEINLGIMPGAGGTQRLPRAVGKAIAMEVILADRRLTAQEALQWGLVNHVVPTELYLEKALELARQIAQKPPLALQLAKEAILKSYEMSLAEGLEYERHNFYLLFASEDKDEGVAAFLEKRKPEWKGR
- a CDS encoding EthD family reductase, giving the protein MYKLVAIYRPPEDEAAFDDHYFNVHARLMARVPGYKRIEVSKVTRHLFGDPQVYLMFEMWFEDKDALKAALKSPENAEAGKDLMGFAKDIVSVFTVDVVETIEQGG
- a CDS encoding ABC transporter ATP-binding protein: MTRVQIQGVTKKFGRQEVLRGIDLDVQEGERLVLLGPSGTGKTTLLRIIAGLEVPDRGAVLFDGEDVTRIPPRDRNLAFVFESLALWPHITAYENIAMGLEFRGLPQDEIQRRVQRVAEYLGIGAFLDRRPTQLSAGQMQRVALARALTREPRLFLFDEPMAHLDPPLRVQIQRELLKVHADTGATFIYVTHDQATASRLAHRVAVMHQGKIEQVGTADELYDHPKTWFVAGFIGPHLMNFFDVVIRQGEGGLVADSGQFRMPVPDRAIEYLWEWRDKEVVLGIRPEHIHHPAFLPKAVTTTSPLKRIRAQLDLKELLGDKQLYYCKGFKISKVRAHVQSLILGEGFEYYEMTEGDTFLALVDAAADDPVGETIELDVEVDQCKFFDPQTGRAIYS
- a CDS encoding ABC transporter ATP-binding protein, coding for MASVTYEHVWKAFGDNVVIKDLHLEVKDKEFLVLVGPSGCGKSTALRMLAGLEEVTEGNIWIGDRIVNDVPPKDRNIAMVFQSYALYPHMSVYDNMAFGLKLRKMPKDEIDRRVKEAAQILGIDHLLDRKPKALSGGQRQRVALGRAIVREPAVFLMDEPLSNLDAKLRVQTRAELIRLHKRLQTTFIYVTHDQVEAMTMADRIAVMRDGVLQQLDTPQNLYNHPQNVFVAGFIGSPAMNFFNATLTGTKEEMYVDTGGFRLRLPEHIAREVSDWLGKEVILGIRPEHLFHKAFAMPGINPQPIKAKLDVKELLGNEELLYLDANGQQFVARVDARVDVVAGETVELVVDVDQIKLFNPADEQAIYS
- a CDS encoding nucleoside hydrolase yields the protein MRPLFVDTDVGVDDAIALLMLLHAPDIALVGIGGVQGNCPLDAVMRNIAIVLNVADAPQIPVYRGAATPLMGVSLPFDLVHGDDGLGGVAHRYPAAPIAPSALPAAMALVETARAMPGDLDVLALGPLTNIALAMRLDPDLPRLVRRFIIMGGALTAQGNVTPVAEFNIWADAEAAKIVLESEARITLVTWEATLAHTVPWERWHAMLAHETPTARFVRAISAPLAARCRTEWGYTGMPLPDPLAAAVVLRPEAVQRAATCCVAVETAGLARGLTVPQAGAPDAANVFNIEAFDTATWHTLLERTFTHES
- a CDS encoding TetR/AcrR family transcriptional regulator, whose translation is MSDKRNAILQATLKLVSQYGFHGTSMAKIAAEAGVSAGIIYHYFASKDDVMNALYRDIKQRLADTFQREFDAGQPLEKRVRQALSILMRYYLTHPLEAAFVEQYTRSPYYTPAIEAETRHLYDPILRTFEEAQAANLLKPLPPVVMQAFTLDVATGLAQRCAAGFLTLDDAAIAHIVEAAWDAVRRPPSPTAEEASR